TTCGCACTTGTTCCCGTTACACGGCGTGGCAAGATTTTGCCTCGCTCAGAGATAAACTTTCTCAGCAGATCAACATCTTTATAGTCGATATGCGTGATATTGTTAGAAGTAAAATAGCAAACCTTTTTCCGTTTGCGTCCCCCGCGGCGTGGTGCCATAATCGATAACCTCCTTTTCAATTGTGATCAGTTCCGCTGCAGACACCGTTTTTAGAACGGCAGATCATCGTCCGATACTTCGATCGGTCCGCTGTTGCCAAACGGATCATCATCTACGCGTGTATAATTTCCTTGATTACCTTGATTTCCTTGGCGTGAAGGTTGGTTCTGCTGATA
Above is a genomic segment from Planococcus lenghuensis containing:
- the rpsR gene encoding 30S ribosomal protein S18, whose translation is MMAPRRGGRKRKKVCYFTSNNITHIDYKDVDLLRKFISERGKILPRRVTGTSAKWQRKLTVAVKRARIMGLLPFVAEER